Proteins found in one Burkholderiales bacterium genomic segment:
- a CDS encoding aspartate/tyrosine/aromatic aminotransferase encodes MDAIASPSFLARVEMAPRDPILGITETYLADQNPRKVNLGVGVYYDDKGKVPLLECVRRAEAQLMEKAGPRSYLPIDGIPTYNSAVQALLFGDEAVAAASIITIQALGGTGSLKLGADFLKRVVADATVWISDPSWENHRALFESAGFPVKTYPYYDSATQGLKFAEMKAALSGLAEGSIVLLHACCHNPTGVDLSAAQWADVVEIVASRNLIPFLDIAYQGFGESINADGAIVRRFADTGGPLFVASSFSKSFSLYGERVGALSIRTASSNEAQRVLSQIKRVVRTNYSNPPTHGGHVVAAVLTSPELRGLWERELAAMRDRIRAMRQQLVDRLKTRAPNRNFDFVLTQRGIFSYSGLTKDEVARLRNEYSIYPVDSGRICVAALNSQNVDYVAEGIATVIG; translated from the coding sequence ATGGACGCAATAGCCTCGCCGTCGTTCCTTGCGCGCGTAGAAATGGCGCCGCGCGACCCTATTCTCGGCATTACGGAAACCTATCTCGCCGACCAGAATCCGCGCAAAGTCAATCTCGGCGTCGGCGTTTATTACGACGATAAAGGCAAAGTGCCGCTGCTTGAATGCGTGAGGCGCGCCGAAGCGCAGTTGATGGAGAAAGCAGGCCCGCGCAGTTATCTGCCAATCGATGGCATACCCACCTATAACAGCGCGGTCCAGGCGCTGTTATTCGGCGACGAAGCAGTAGCCGCGGCTTCGATCATTACCATCCAGGCTCTGGGCGGCACCGGAAGTTTGAAGCTGGGCGCGGATTTTCTGAAGCGCGTGGTTGCGGATGCGACTGTCTGGATCAGCGATCCGAGCTGGGAAAATCATCGTGCGCTGTTCGAGAGCGCGGGCTTTCCGGTCAAGACCTATCCTTATTACGATTCGGCTACGCAAGGACTGAAATTCGCCGAGATGAAAGCCGCGCTGAGCGGACTCGCCGAGGGCAGCATCGTCCTGCTGCATGCGTGCTGCCATAATCCGACCGGTGTCGATCTGTCCGCGGCGCAATGGGCCGATGTCGTCGAGATCGTCGCTAGCCGCAATCTGATCCCGTTTCTCGATATCGCCTATCAGGGTTTTGGCGAAAGCATCAACGCCGACGGCGCCATTGTCCGGCGCTTCGCGGACACCGGCGGACCGCTGTTTGTCGCGAGTTCGTTTTCCAAATCGTTCTCCCTGTACGGCGAACGCGTCGGCGCACTCAGTATTCGCACCGCCAGCAGCAATGAGGCGCAGCGCGTGCTGAGCCAGATCAAGCGCGTTGTTCGTACCAATTATTCCAATCCGCCGACGCATGGCGGCCACGTGGTTGCGGCGGTGCTGACCAGCCCTGAATTGCGCGGTTTATGGGAGCGCGAACTTGCCGCGATGCGCGACCGCATACGGGCGATGCGCCAGCAGCTTGTCGATCGGCTGAAAACGCGCGCGCCCAATAGAAATTTCGACTTCGTGCTCACGCAACGGGGCATTTTTTCCTACTCCGGATTGACCAAAGACGAGGTTGCGCGACTGCGCAACGAATACTCTATTTACCCTGTCGACAGCGGCCGTATCTGCGTTGCAGCCCTGAACTCGCAAAATGTCGATTATGTGGCGGAGGGCATCGCAACAGTCATCGGGTAA